The genomic interval GATGACCGTGATGAGGTCGTCCCGCGGCTCCCGCGCTCTGGCGTCGAGTTTCTCCTCGAAGTACTCGGCCAGCTCTTCGCTGGCCTCTTGCTGGCGCTCCTGGTAGGCCTCCGTCGCCGCCTCGCTGGTGTCGGTCGGCGTCTCGACGAGCGTCTCGGACCACCTGCGGAACTGCGGGCGGTCCTCGCTCGGTACGCCGAGTAGCTCCGCGATGACGATGACGGGGAAGGGGTACGCGAAGTCGTCGATGACGTCCATTCGGCCGCCCTCGACGGCGTCGTCGAGCAGGTCGGCGGCGATCTCCTCGAAGCGTGCGGCCCGCCCCGCGATAGCCCGCGGTCGGAACCAGTCCTCGACGACGCCGCGCAGCCTGTCGTGTCGGTCCCCGTCGGTCAGGAGCATCGTCTCCATGATGGGACTCTGTTCGTCCTCGGGGGGCAGGTCGATGGTGCTTGCCAGCCGCGGGTCCGACGAGAAGGTCTCGGGGTCGTCGAGAATCCGGTCGACGTCGTCGTAGCGGAACACGTCCCAGCACTCCCGGTGGTCGTCGTAGCGGACCGGGTGGTCCTCGCGCATCTCGGCGTACCAGTCGAACGGGTCCAGCCACGCCTCGCGGGTCGACAGCGCGCTGGGCACGCGTTCGAGTGACTGTGCGTCCCCCTCGTCGGTGGGTGCGCTCATACACTAGTTAGTAATCCGACAACTATCAACGTCAGGTCGCGGGTCGGCAAGCCGTTCGTAACTGCGTGCGAACTGGCTACTGTCGGGAGTCGAACTCCTGATAGATGACGTGGCCACAGGCCTTGCAGTGGGACGCGTCGGCGTCGTGGTGGGAGAGCCCGCAGTTCGGGCAGGTGACGGCGACCTTCTCTCTGGAGCGCCACTCCTTGACTATCTTCCCCGCCTGCCAGGGGATGACGATGATGCCGGTCAGAATCGCGGCGACGGTGACCCAGCGGCCGGCCGCCGTCACGGGAATGATATCGCCGAAGCCGACCGTCGAGACGGTGACGACGACGTAGTAGAAGGCGTCACCGAAGTTCGCGACGCCGGGGTTGGCGGCGTGCTCGACGCTGTAGAACAGCCCGAGGAGACGAAAAAGAGCACCAGTACCGTCAGTAGGAGCTTCATCGCTCGCAGCGTGTTGTCGTCTATCGTCCCGAAGAAGAACTCCGCGTCGTCCGTGAACCGATAGAACCGCAGGACCCGGATCACGCGCAGGACCCGCAGGAAGCCGACGTTGAACGGGACCGCAGTGACCGGCAGGACGACGAGGACGAAGGTCGGGAGGATAGCGACGAGGTCGACGACGGTGTAGCCGTTGAGCGCCTCCGCGAGACGGTCGGTGGCGCCGTAGAGACGCAACGCGTACTCCACCGCGAAGACGACCCCGATAGCGACTTCGAGCCGCCAGAGCAGCGCCGCGGTCCCGGCCGACACCGGGTAGGTCTGGGCGACGTACACCGCGACGAAGACGAGGTTCAGCGCGAGCAGGCCGATGTCGACTGCTTTACCCAGCGCTGTCTGGTGGTCCAGCAGATAGAAACGGACCTGTTGGCGGAAGTCGCCCTTCTCCGACGAGTCTGCCATCACACACACGCCCTACTGACAGGCAGCTACGTAGGCGCTCGGGTTCCGGCTCGGTGTCGAACGGTACCCCGAGAAAAAGACGGGGCGACTATTCGTCCTCGGTCGCCGTCGCCTGCGACAGCGCGTCCTCGGGTTCGACCCAGATGACGAACTGGTCGTACTCCGCCCGGTCGACGACGCCGTTGATGTACTCGGCGTCGACCGGCGGGCGGTTGACGTCGGACTCGGCGACCGGGACGACCTGTCGGACCTCGTCGACGACCCAGCCGACCGCGCCCTGCTCCTCGAACTGCTCCGGGTCGAAGACGATGATGAGGTTCTGTTCGCCCTCGCTCTCGATGTTCATCATCTCCTTGGGTTCGAGGATGGTCGTAATCTGGCCCCGCAGGTCGACGACACCGTCGACGAAATCTGGCGTGTTGGGCACCCGCGTGACCGCGCTCCGTTTGACGATCTCCTCGACGTACTCGATGTCCAGACAGTAGTACTCCTCGCCGAGCGCGAACTCGAGGACGCGCACCACCTCCTCGGACTGGGTCGACCCCTCCTCCATCGCGGCTCGCGCCCCGCCCTCGGTGGACTCGACCGAGGAGGTGGCCATCGCCGCCTCCAGCAGCTCCCGGTCCGGGAGCTCGACGCCGGTCACGTCCCCGGGCACCGTCGAGGCACCGGTCACGTCCGCCGGGACCGACGGACTGTCCGTCTCGGTCGCTGCCTCGCTGTCGGTCCCCGCCTCGGCCGTCTCACCGGCGTCCGTTCCCATCACTTCCGCCGCCGACGCGGCGGCTCGCTGGGCGATGGCCTCGGCCTCGTCGGCCGCCGCGGGCGAGTTCGACGCGTCCGACCGGGAGTCGGTCGCGTCCGTCCGTGTCGACGCGGGCTGTGAGCGCTCCGGCGGTTCCGACGCCGTCGTGCCGGTCCCCGACGCCGTGGCAGCGTCACTCCCAGTCGTCGCGCGCTCGGTCGCGCCGTCGTTCTCACTCCCGTCCGTCGCGGGTTCGCCGGGCGACTCCGTCGACGCTGCGTCGTTGCCCGAGCTCGGATGGCCGGAGTCGCTGTCCGACGCCGCCGGTTCGGAGACATCGGTCGACGCCGCTGTCTCGGCCTCCGCGGTCGCGTCGGACTCCGCCGTTTCGTCGTCGGTACCCCTGTTGCCTTCGCGCATGTTGCGGATGCGCGCTGCTCTGTCCATACGGTCGTCGCTCATGCTGTCACCTCGTTGTAACCGAACTTCCTGTCGAACTCCGCGGCGATGTCGCCGAACACCTCGGCCATGTCACACTGCTCGTCGACGCCGAAGAGGGAGTTGCCCTCGGTGTAGGCCCGCTGGAGGGCCACCCGTTTCCGGACCTGCCACACCGGGCTGTCCGGAAACGCCGCTTTGAACCACTTCAGCATCGTCTTCGCTTCCGACGTCGTCTCGATACGGTTGGCGACGACACCGAGCATCTCGACGGTGATGCCGGTCTGCTGTTCGAGCGCGACCAT from Halomicroarcula saliterrae carries:
- a CDS encoding cytochrome P450 yields the protein MSAPTDEGDAQSLERVPSALSTREAWLDPFDWYAEMREDHPVRYDDHRECWDVFRYDDVDRILDDPETFSSDPRLASTIDLPPEDEQSPIMETMLLTDGDRHDRLRGVVEDWFRPRAIAGRAARFEEIAADLLDDAVEGGRMDVIDDFAYPFPVIVIAELLGVPSEDRPQFRRWSETLVETPTDTSEAATEAYQERQQEASEELAEYFEEKLDARAREPRDDLITVIAEAASEDRLTHEEALGFCMLLLVAGNITTTNLIGNAMRCLTAHPTALERVRDGSVSIESAVEEVLRYRSPVQALARIATEPVELRGTEIEAGDVVVPWLGAANRDGDVFADPGEFRIDRAPNPHFGFGRGTHYCLGAPLARMEARIGLNALFERAADIERRGETLQPVRSAFIYGVEEFPIEFRPRRDAASPSS
- a CDS encoding chemotaxis protein CheW, with protein sequence MSDDRMDRAARIRNMREGNRGTDDETAESDATAEAETAASTDVSEPAASDSDSGHPSSGNDAASTESPGEPATDGSENDGATERATTGSDAATASGTGTTASEPPERSQPASTRTDATDSRSDASNSPAAADEAEAIAQRAAASAAEVMGTDAGETAEAGTDSEAATETDSPSVPADVTGASTVPGDVTGVELPDRELLEAAMATSSVESTEGGARAAMEEGSTQSEEVVRVLEFALGEEYYCLDIEYVEEIVKRSAVTRVPNTPDFVDGVVDLRGQITTILEPKEMMNIESEGEQNLIIVFDPEQFEEQGAVGWVVDEVRQVVPVAESDVNRPPVDAEYINGVVDRAEYDQFVIWVEPEDALSQATATEDE